A stretch of the Conger conger chromosome 3, fConCon1.1, whole genome shotgun sequence genome encodes the following:
- the LOC133124605 gene encoding uncharacterized protein LOC133124605 yields the protein MGRHQENPVRLYFHYDPVANKSRCQIDGCTGEIAGNHAGNLQRHVQRIHPSAFARLLSSIDMEDLSLPSSSSSKRPFSEVDSERTIEFFQDSVVVKKPRAEQFCIRPDSIMDACVELVTLNGRPFSLMDDTGFRKILEPVLDIMGKSVRIDSDSIRDMVSDVAERERENLVNWLKGKLLMLKVDAASYRDRSVLGINVQFTEGERIVLRTLAVKELHESHTASYISSVVRDVLKTYSIDIKQVYSITVDDGVTIPDAQSLLQKGDSRYVGEDSVEVEDQHDKEKHATEGKAPLAWGDGEGQLTLDIYETSGNVTGEIHSVGSGGPILRGERCSAHVFHLAVDDALQDRTISGLVSKARRLSEKLQTANVSGFLRRLGQRAAIVDRPSAWVSTHDMLERLWELKTFCQDMAPSIEELHLEESEWEETLLLVYALKPAKATARLFQSEQLTAGDFFGAWLKCKIETDKIGGPFATLLVECLNRRQHVLFENEPFLAAVFLDPRYKVLLTDGQAEQAKGRLCKAWGMIQALSQNKQHSPFSPADVEFSGNDSDDEIEEMLRARERENGDEGTKCKTVMMSTLSAYSNEARIKREENIFRYWINTSQVSSDLYKLAVSVIPFPVTQVSMERAFSGLKYMLSQRARMKDNDLEDILFVRLNKQFGI from the coding sequence ATGGGGCGTCACCAGGAGAATCCAGTGCGACTGTATTTTCACTACGACCCCGTCGCCAACAAGTCGCGCTGCCAAATCGATGGCTGCACCGGCGAGATCGCAGGAAACCATGCTGGCAACTTACAGCGGCATGTCCAGCGGATACACCCATCTGCGTTTGCGAGACTGCTCTCATCCATCGACATGGAGGATCTTTCATTGCCATCCTCTTCTTCATCAAAGAGACCCTTTTCAGAAGTGGATAGTGAAAGGACAATAGAGTTTTTCCAAGACAGTGTAGTCGTGAAGAAACCCAGGGCTGAGCAGTTCTGCATCAGACCCGATTCCATAATGGATGCCTGTGTTGAACTTGTTACTCTCAATGGCAGACCGTTCTCCTTGATGGATGACACCGGGTTTAGAAAAATTCTAGAACCCGTGCTTGATATAATGGGCAAATCTGTCAGAATAGACAGCGATAGCATCCGTGACATGGTTTCTGATGTTGCCGAAAGAGAACGTGAAAATCTTGTAAACTGGCTGAAGGGAAAACTTTTGATGTTGAAAGTAGACGCTGCCAGCTACAGAGACAGGTCTGTCCTTGGTATCAACGTCCAGTTTACTGAGGGAGAGCGCATCGTACTGCGAACACTGGCAGTTAAGGAGCTGCATGAGAGTCACACAGCCAGTTACATTTCTTCAGTGGTGCGTGACGTTTTAAAGACTTACAGCATTGATATAAAGCAGGTGTACTCCATCACAGTTGACGATGGAGTAACAATCCCAGATGCACAGTCGCTGCTTCAGAAGGGGGACAGCAGATACGTTGGAGAAGATTCGGTGGAGGTGGAAGACCAGCATGACAAAGAGAAGCATGCTACAGAAGGGAAGGCCCCATTAGCATGGGGGGACGGAGAGGGTCAGCTCACCTTAGACATCTATGAGACGTCTGGGAATGTGACGGGGGAAATCCATAGTGTCGGCAGCGGGGGTCCGATCCTGAGAGGCGAGAGGTGCTCGGCCCATGTGTTCCACTTGGCGGTGGACGATGCGCTGCAGGACAGGACCATCTCCGGCCTCGTTTCCAAGGCCAGGCGCTTGAGCGAGAAGCTGCAGACGGCCAACGTCTCCGGGTTTCTGAGGAGGCTGGGTCAGAGGGCGGCGATCGTGGACCGCCCTTCCGCTTGGGTTTCCACCCACGACATGCTGGAGCGGCTGTGGGAACTGAAGACCTTCTGTCAGGACATGGCTCCCAGCATCGAGGAGCTGCACCTGGAAGAGTCGGAGTGGGAGGAGACGTTGCTGCTCGTTTACGCTCTCAAACCCGCCAAAGCGACCGCGAGGCTCTTCCAGTCCGAGCAGCTGACCGCGGGAGACTTCTTCGGTGCGTGGCTCAAGTGTAAAATCGAGACGGACAAAATCGGCGGGCCGTTCGCGACGCTGCTGGTGGAATGCCTGAACCGGCGGCAGCACGTGCTGTTCGAGAACGAGCCGTTCCTGGCAGCCGTGTTCCTCGATCCGCGGTACAAAGTGCTCCTCACGGACGGCCAGGCCGAGCAGGCCAAGGGCCGCCTCTGTAAGGCGTGGGGGATGATCCAGGCCCTCTCGCAGAACAAGCAGCACTCGCCCTTTTCTCCCGCGGATGTGGAGTTCAGCGGCAATGATTCTGATGATGAGATAGAGGAGATGCTgagagccagggagagggaAAATGGCGACGAGGGCACGAAATGCAAAACTGTGATGATGTCTACGCTGAGTGCGTATTCCAACGAAGCCCGGATAAAGAGGGAAGAGAATATATTTAGATACTGGATTAATACGTCCCAGGTCAGTTCAGACTTGTACAAGCTTGCTGTCAGCGTGATTCCCTTTCCGGTGACGCAAGTCAGCATGGAGCGGGCGTTCTCAGGGCTGAAATACATGCTTTCTCAAAGGGCGAGAATGAAGGATAATGACCTAGAAGACATTCTGTTTGTGCGGCTGAATAAGCAATTTGGTATATAG